ACTAGGAGGGGTCCTAAGAGAGCAAAGGGCTAGGCTTTACATAATCAGAAGATGTGTGGTCATGCTGCTTTGCTGGCATGAATGAAGAGTATCTTTCTAGTTCTATCTAGCCTTCAATAAGAAGGGATGcttgtttttttcttcttcttcttctttgatcATCTTGGGGAGTGTAAATAGCAAAGGCC
This portion of the Coffea eugenioides isolate CCC68of chromosome 11, Ceug_1.0, whole genome shotgun sequence genome encodes:
- the LOC113751792 gene encoding uncharacterized protein LOC113751792 codes for the protein MKMSSTNMGSSKRRISSRGLGGVLREQRARLYIIRRCVVMLLCWHE